The following is a genomic window from Hymenobacter monticola.
GCCTGTTCAAATACGGATTTCAGGCGGTCGACGGACAGGTGGGTGTACACCTGCGTGGCGGCCAGGCTGGCGTGCCCCAGCAGCTCCTTAATGGAATTGAGGTCGGCCCCCTTGCCCAGCAAATGCGTGGCAAACGCGTGCCGCAACGCGTGTGGATGCTGCTGCGCGCTGGACGTCGTAATCTGGCTCAAATACTTCTTCACGGTCCGGTACACCAGCTTTTCGTACATGGGCTCGCCCTTGTCGGTGAGCAGCAGCGGCCCACCGATGGCCCCAAACTCGTGTGCCCGCCGGGCCTGGTATTTCTCAATCACCAGCTTCAGCGTGGGGTTCAGCGGCACAATGCGCTGCTTGTTGCCCTTGCCCGTGACGCGCACCGTGCCCGCGCCCAGGCTCACGTCGTCGGGGTGAATGCCAATGAGCTCCGACAAGCGAATACCGGTGCCGTAGAGCATTTCCAGCACCATCTGGTCGCGCTGGCCCACAAAGTCGTCGCTGAACTCGAAGGTGTTGAGCAAGCCGTTCAAGGCTTCTTCGGGCACGAACTCGGGCAGCTTCTTGGCCATTTTCGGCGCCTTGATGCGCAGCATGGGGTTGCTGGCAATGGTGCCGGCGCGCAGCAGGAACTTGTAGTAGGAGCGCAGGCAGGCCACTTTGCGGTTCACGGTGCGCGGGTCCAGGTCCTGCTGCATCAACTCCACCACCCAGCCGCGGATGAGCGGGTGCGTGGCTTGGGCGGGGTCAGCCAGCTCGTAGGCCGATTTCAGGTAAGCGGCAAACTGGCCGAGGTCGGTTTGGTACGAGGTGAGCGTGTGGGCACTGTAGCGCTTCTCAAAGCGCAAAAAATCGAGGAAAGCATCCATACCAACAGCAAAAATGCCCGGCGTTGGGCCGGGCATCCAATGTAGCACTATTTTATTTTCTAACAACTAACCGTTACTATACGGACGCGAAAAAACCGGCTGGACTGCCCAATAGAGCAGTCCAGCCGGTTTTTAACAAAGCTAACCGAAGCCTACAGCAGCGGGCTATTCGCCGGGCTGGCCGTAGGTGGCCAGCTTGTACACTGCCTTCTGCTTCATCTTGCGCTGCGTGATGCTGGGCTTCTGGAAGAACGTGCGACGACGCAGCTCTTTCAGCACGCCGGTGCGCTCAAATTTCTTTTTGAAGCGCTTCAGAGCGCGGTCAACCGATTCGTTGTCTTTGATTTGAACGATAATCATATCAGGGAATGAGGGGAGTTTTCAGAAGAGGGCGGCGTAAACCGGGCCGCAAAGATAGCAACTGTTCGCTTTCCAATCAAGCGTTTCGCTTCAATTATTGCGCGTGAGTTGACTTCTCATCGGACAAATCCGCTGTGTTGTTTGCTTTAACCACCTGCTTTTCCGGTTGACGTGGACGCAGCCGTACCGTATACACGCGGGCAAACTCAGGGTTTGCCGCGATGACTCTTTGTAAAGTAGGCTCCAAAACAACCGACGACTGAGGACGGTGCATGTGCGTGTACCGACGCAGATAAGCGGCGTATTCGTCCCGAATTATCCAAATCACACCGGGCTTGACGGCTAGGCGCTTTAAGCTTTCTTCAAAATCGCGAGTGCCCGTGAGTTGATTCCGCAACTCTACCAGTGAGGGTTCCAGCGTTAGCCAACTCATCAGCGTGACCACGGGTTTGTCGGATAGTTCGTAAGTGGTGAAGGGAGAGAGCATTTCATATGCCCACTCCACCCCTGCCGATACCAGTGTCTTATGCTGGGCCAACGCGTAGATTTGTTTCAGGTACGCTTCGTTCTGTGCTTGGCTGAGCTTATACTCCCGGCTGTCGCGCCACAGCTTGTAACTAAACAAAGGCAGTATCGCATAGAGCGCCCACCGCCACACAGCAGGGAGCCGCAACGGCCCAAGACTTCTCTGGGCTATGTAGATAACGATGCCCGCGGTCCATACGCTCAAAAGCGGCGATGCCACGCGCAAGGGCAGTTTCATGGCAATGGTCAAGACCAGCAACAACGCGGTAAAGGCAATTTGGGCCAGCCAAAACTCCCAGTTTTGAAGCCACTTCTTATTCCAACTCAACCACAGGCCGACGGCCATGGGGAACAGAACCAATAAGGCATAATAGTCCCGTAATACGTAGAATGATGCAAATGCTTTGTGCAGAATGGTTTGCCGGACAAATATATCCTGGTCAAAATGAAAAACTCGCTGAAACAGCTGCTCATTCACCACCGTTGAATCGCCCAAAGACCAGTGTTGCACCGACAGAATGCCTAAACTATCGGCTTTGGTAACTGGCTTGGTCTGGTACAGCAAAAAGTCAGAGTAGCTAGCCTTCCACACGTCCAGGCGGCGATAGGTCTTTTCCACCGGCGTGTACGAAGAAGAAATCAGGACGCTGCCCATCACCATCAGCCCCCCTGCGCTGAGCACAGGCACAACGGCCCGGAATCGGCTTAGCCACCAAGCCCCCGGAATGGCTGCTACCAGCCCTAAAATGCCGGCACTCGGCCGAATACACCATCCCAACACCACTGCCACCATGCCGATACCCAAAGCCGACCATTTCCCCCCCCGATGGGCTGCAAAGAGCACTCCGCTTCCCACCAGCAATACGGGCAGGCGGGTGAAGTTCATCAGCAACGCCGTTTCTTGCCAGGCAAACCAGTAGAGCAAAGCAAAACAGCTCCCCATGGCCAAGGCCGACATCCTGGGTTGAAGCACCTCGAACAAGACGTGGTACAACAAGACTAGGCTGCTGTAGAGCAACAGGTAAAGTGTAATGCCAAACCACGGCACCAACGGCGCTATTTTATACAAAGCAGCTAGCAAAAACGACAACCCGTGGAAATACAAATGCAGATTCCCTACCGGGCCGGGCGCGGCTTGCCCACGCATAACTTGCGTAATAGCTACGTCGTCGTTTGACTCATAATAATATCCAAATAATATACCAGTCAGTCCAATTAGCAATGCTGGCAATATCCAAACTAAGAATGTCTTAGTGCGTAGCAGTTCTTTCATCACAGCAAAAGTAGCTGCGTGCTATGCTTTTTCCACCACCTTCAAGGCGCAAGTTAAGGGCTGCAGGTGCTACATTTGGTGTCGTATATTGTTTGGCCTGAAACACACAAACAGCTTCTGCTTATGACCCCTGATATATCTGTCATTATACCCATTTATAACGAAGGCTCCAATATTAATATGCTGCATAGCAGGCTGTCAACCGTTATGCAAGGGCTTGCTCTGCCGAATGGCTTCGAGTTTGTGTTTGTAAACGATGGCTCCAAAGACAACTCGTTGTTCTTGGTTCGTAGTCTGGCCGATGCCGACCCCATGGTGCGCTACATAGATTTAAGCCGCAACTTTGGCCACCAGATTGCTGTGTCTGCCGGCCTTGATTTGGCTCGCGGCAAAGCCGTGGTCATCATCGATGCCGACTTACAGGACCCTCCGGAACTGATTGTGCCTTTATACCACAAGTTGAAGGAAGGCTACGAGGTAGTGTACGCTAAGCGTCGCTCGCGCGAAGGCGAAAGCGTCGCCAAAAAATTCACCGCAAAGTTGTTTTATCGGATACTAGCCCGCATCACCAACATCGAAATTCCGGTCGATACCGGTGACTTTCGCATCATCTCTCGGAAAGTTGTGGAAGCATTGCGGCAGATGCCCGAACAAAACAAGTTCTTAAGAGGCCAGATTTCGTGGATTGGCTACCGCCAAACATTTGTGGAATACGACCGCTCGGAACGGGCAGGCGGCGAAACTGGCTATACCTATCGCAAAATGATACGCTTGGCGCTTGATGGCATCACGGCTTTTTCCGATGCGCCTTTGAAAGCGGCCACGCTCATGGGGTTTGGCGTTTCCATCATTGCTTTTTTTGTGATGCTGTACACGCTATATTCAAAATTCATCCTGCACGACTACCAGCCGGGCTGGCCATCACTGATGATTAGCATACTGTTCTTGGGCGGCGTGCAGCTCGTAGCCGTAGGCATAATTGGTGAATACGTTTCCCGCCTGAGCGCCAACGTTCGGCGTCGCCCATTGTATCTCATTGCGGATACCAATCTGCCTCAAATAGACAATTCACCTATTGAGTCGACAAATTACTAACCTCCACACAGCTGTTATCCCTCGCCAGTTACCCACTCTTAAATGTATTGAGAGCGGGCACTAGCGAGGGGTAATAGCTGTATGGGCCAGGATACTATGTGCTTAGCGCAGCAGCTCTGTTGCGCTACTTCAGCAGCACCCGGGCAATGACCAGCTTCTGGATTTCGCTGGTGCCCTCGCCAATGGTGCAGAGCTTGGAGTCGCGGTAATACTTTTCGGCGGGGTAGTCTTTGGTATAGCCGTAGCCGCCAAAAATCTGCACTCCTTCGTTGGCCGTGCGCACGCACACTTCGGATGCGTAGAGCTTGGCCATAGCCGACTCGCGGTTCACGTTCTGGCCGGCGTCTTTCATCGCGGCGGCGCGGTAGGTGAGCAGGCTGGCGGCTTCAATCTCGGTGGCCATGTCGGCCAGCTTGAAGGCAATGCCCTGAAAGTTGCTGATGGGCTGGTTGAACTGGTGACGCTCCTTGCTGTACTGCAAAGCCGCTTCGTAGGCGCCCTGCGCAATGCCCAGGCTCAGCGCCGCAATGCTGATACGGCCGCCGTCGAGCACCTTCAGGCTTTGCACGAAGCCGTCGCCCACCTTGCCAATCACGTTGCCCACGGGCACTTTGCAATCGGTAAAAATCAGTTCGGTGGTTTCGGAGGCGCGCATGCCCAGCTTGTCTTCCTTGCGGCCGGCGGCAAAGCCGGGCGTGCCCCGCTCGATGATGAAGGCCGTCATGCCGTGCGAGTCGCCTACTTCGCCGGTGCGGGCGATGACGACGGCCACGTTGCCGGTTTTGCCGTGGGTAATGAAATTTTTAGCGCCGTTGAGAATATAATTTTCGCCGCTCTCGTCAAGCACGGCCGTAGTGCGCATGTTGCCGGCGTCGGAGCCTGTGTTAGGCTCGGTGAGGCCCCAGGCGCCAATCCACTCGCCGCTGGCCAGCCTGGGCAGGTACTTGTGCTTCTGCTCCTCGGAGGCGTGCTGCAGAATGTGGCCAGTGCAGAGCGAGTTGTGGGCGGCCATACTCAGGCCAATGCTGCCGTCAATTTTGGAGAGTTCGGCAATGGCTGTGACGTACTCCATGTAGCCAAAACCGGCGCCGCCGTACTCCTGGGGCACCAGCACGCCCATCAGGCCGAGTTCGCCGAGCTTGTGAAAAACATCAACGGGAAATTCCTGGCTTTCATCCCACTTCATCATGTGGGGCTTGATGTGCTGGGCGCCAAAGTCGCGCACCATCTGCGCAATCATGGTTTGGTTTTCGGTGGCTACGGCTTCCATGGAAGTAAGAGCGGTTGGTGGGAATTGTGAGTACGTGAGAAAGTATTTTCCGAAGCGAACAACTGTTCGTTTTGGCTACACGAAAGTACGCGTTTCGGCGTTGGCAACGGCGGAGCCGGGGCCGCGCGCCGGGGCCAGATGTTGAACGGGCGCGGCAAAAGCGTTACTTTTGAGGCTTTTTGGGGGGAACCCGCCGCCGATAGCTGCGGGAATTTCCGGATTTTTTTCTTTGATTCTGCACTCCTTGGCCTTCATGCCGTCTTTTTCTCTTCGCCGCCTGGGGCGGCTGCGGCTGCTGGCCTTGCCCGCTCTGCTGTTTTTTTCGTCGTGCGTTTCCACGAAATACTATCAGAAGCGGACGCTTTTCCGCCTCACCGACAGCCAAGGCCGCCAGCTCGACAGCACCAAGCTGCGCATTGCCGTGAACCGCACCGAGCGCAATTATGTCATTCAGCCCAACGACTTTCTGGAAGTGCGGGTGAACACCAACCGCGGCGAACGGATTCTGGACCCCAACGGAGAGCTGCAATTTGGTTCGCCGTCGGGCTCGCTGCCCAGCCGGGGCAGCGTGGTGGGCGGTGGCGGGCGCAGCGCCCAGCCCGCGCGTGGTGCGGGTTCTGGTTCGGGGTCCGGGGGCTCGGAGTTCTTGGTGCAGGCCGATGGCGCCGTGGTGCTGCCCATGGTGGGCCGCATCCGCATCAGCGGGCTATCGTTGCTGCAGGCCGACAGCCTGTTGGCCACCCGCTACCAGGAGTACTACGTTCAGCCCTTCGTGACCACGCGCGTGACCAATAACCGCGTGATTGTGCTGGGCGCGGTGGGTGGCCAGGTCATTTCCCTCACCAACGACAACATGAACCTGCTGGAAGTGCTGGCCCTGGCGGGCGGCATCGACGGGCAGGGCGGCGGCGGCGCGGGCCTTTACCGCAACGGCGGCCGGGCCGACAATATCCGCATTATCCGGGGCGATTTGAAGAACCCACGGGTGCAGCAAATCGACTTATCGACGTTTGATGGAATGCGGCGGGCCAGCCTGCAAATCGAGCCCAACGACGTGATTTATGTGGAGCCCATCCGCCGCCCCTTCCTCGACGCGCTGAGCGATGCCTCGCCAATTCTCAGCTTGGCCAGTTTGGTGTTGACTTCTACATTCTTTATTATCTCTCAGGTTCGGCGCTAACCGCTTCGCGGCTTCAGCGCACACAGTTCACCTTTGGGAGCGGCAAACCTGGCAATTATTAGTGCAATGGCTATTAACGAAAACCTCGAGCTCGAACAACTCATCCGCAATGCGGCGGGGGGGGGCACAGCTCCGCCGGCCCTACTTCCCAACGACCCCGGCGCCGAGGATGACGACTCGGCCGGCCTGGACATAACCACACTGGTGCTGGTGGCGCGCCGCAGCCTGCTGTGGACGCTGCTGCTCATCGTACTGGGCGTAACGGCCTCGTGGCTGTACCTGCGCTACACCAAGCCGGTGTACCAATCGGCGTCACTGCTAAAAATTGACGAGCGGGCGCAGGCCGCCGACCTAGGCATTGCCGCGCAAATAGGCCCGGCAGCCGACAAAGGCCGGGGCGGCAAGCTGGCCGGCGAGGTGGAGTTAATCAAGTCCGACGTCATCTATCAGCGCCTCAAGGACTCCCTGGCCCTCGACGTGAACTACTACGTGCAGGGCACCGTGCTCGAATCGGAGCTCTATGGCACATCGCCCTTCCACGTCAAATACACCATCAGCGACCCTTCGCTCTACAATCGAAAATTCAGCCTGAAATTCTCCAGCCTGCAGCGCTTTAAGCTGGAGTTTATAAACCAGGGAAACACGCTGGGCGGTGAGTATGCCCTGGGCCAGCCCATCAACCTGCCCGGCATTCAGCTGCAGATAGACGGCACGCCCCGGCTGACCCAGGCCGCCTTGGAGCAGGATTTTCACTTCACCGTCCAGGACGGGCAGGCCGTGAACGCCTACCTGGACAAGAACCTGGCTGTGGAAATTGTGAACCCCGACGCCAATACCATCGGGATTTCATTTAAGGATTTTACACCCGCCAAGGCCCGGAGCATTGTCAACAAGATTGACACGGTGTACAAGGAGGCGAAACTGGCCCAGAAAGCGCTGTCGGTGGATTTGCAAACCAAGTTTCTGGACAAAACCCTCAACGATACCAAGCAGCAGCTGCAGGAGGCCCAGGCACGGCTGCAAGCCTACATCGAACGAAGCAGAACGTACGATGCCAATGCCGAAGCCGGCGCCCTGACCACCCGACTGGAAAAGCTGGAGCTGGACCGCGCAGCGCTGAACGAGAAACTCGGCCTGCTAGCTGAGCTCAGCCGGCTCATCAAAGAGGAAAGCATCACCTCCTCGGAGGACGAGCGGGTAGAGCAAAGCATTCCCGCCATTACGGGCCTCGAAGACCCACAGCTCGCCTCTGGGCTCAACGAGCTGAACGACCAGCAGTGGCAGCTGCGCCGGCTGCGCCGCTCCAGCACCGACAAAACTGAGGGGGTGCAGGTGCGCATTGCCAACCTGGAATTTACGCGCAACAAAATCCGGCGCGCGCTGCTGCAGGACGAGAAGCTGCTGCGGCGCCAGATGGGGCTACTGGACCAGCAGAGCAGCAAGCTCAATGCGGAGTTGGAGGGCAAGCCACGCCAAGCCACTGAGCTGGACCGCCTGCGCGGCCCGGTGGAGCAGTACCGCAAGCAATACCAGGACTTGTTCCAGCGAAAAATTGAATTTGAGATTCAGAAGGCCGGCAACATTGCCGACTTCACGGTACTGTCGCCGGCTTCGCTGCCAACGGCGCCCATTTTCCCCAACAAGCTCTTGGCCTACGCCATTGGGCTGGCGGGCGGCCTGCTGCTGGGCCTGGGCCTGATTGCGGTGCGCTACTTCATGCACAACACCATCACGACGGTGCGGGAGCTGGAGCGCAGCACCAAGGCCTCGGTGCTGGGCATCATCCCGACCTACGACAAGGAAAAGATGGAGATTTCGCGCTTGGTGGTGGATAAAAACCCCAAATCGGCCATTTCCGAAGCCATCCGCTCCATCCGCACGAACCTGGATTTTATCAGCTCTTCGAAGAAGAAACGCTTGATTTCGGTGACGTCGACCATCTCGGGCGAAGGCAAAACCTTCGTGACGGTAAACATGGCGGGCATCATTGCTTTGTCGGGGCAGCGGGTGATTATTCTTGACCTGGATATGCGCAAGCCCAAGGTGAACCTGGCCTTTGGCACCGAAAACACGCGGGGCGTGAGCACCATCCTCATCGAGCGTCACTCGGTGCAGGAATGCATTCAGCAGACCAGCATCGAGTCGCTGCAGTTCATTTCGGCCGGGCCCACGCCGCCCAACCCGTCGGAGCTGATTCTGAGCGACCGGTTCGATGCCATGATTGAGGAGCTGTACCGCAGCTACGACGTGATTTTGATTGACACCCCGCCGGTGGGCCTCGTCACGGACGGCATCCTGATTATGCGCAAGGCCGACATCCCGCTCTACATCGTGCGGGCCGACTACTCGCGCAAAGCCTTCATCAAAAACATGAACCGGCTCATGCGCAGCAACAACTTCACCACCATGTGCACCATCCTCAACGACGCGCCGTCGGGAGCTGGGTATGGGTATGGATATGGCTACGGGTACGGGTATGGCTACGGCAACTACGGCGGCTACGGCCAAGGCTACTACGAGGAGCCGTCGAGCCGTCCCCTGACCTTTGGCCAGAAGCTGAAGAAGTTTTTCACCTAACGCCCGGTACACACCATGGCTTCGTTCTGGCAAAAGCTTTTTGGCGGGGCGGCGCCCGAGCCCGCGCCGGCCGCGCCCGTAGCGGCCCTGGCCACGCTGGGGGCCGACATGCACTCGCACCTGCTGCCCGGCCTCGACGACGGTGCCGAAACGGTGGAACACTCGCTGGATTTGCTGCGGGCCCTGCGCGCCCTGGGCTACCGCAAGCTGGTGATGACGCCCCACATCATGGGCGACTTCTACAAGAACACGCCGGAGGGCATCCGGGCGGCCTTGCAGCTCATGCGCGAGGCCGCCACGGCCGCTGGCCTCACCGACGTGGAGCTGAGTTGTGCGGCCGAGTATTACCTGGATGAGTTTCTGGGCCGCAAGCTGGCCGATGGCACCGAAATGCTCACCTTCGGCGGCGAGAAGCGGTATCTGCTGTTCGAAACGTCGTACATGAACGAGCCGCTCAACCTGTACGAAATCATTTTCGAGATGAAATCGCAGGGCTACCGGCCGGTGCTGGCCCACCCCGAGCGCTACACGTACTTGTACGGCCGCTTCGCCGAGATTGAGAAGATGCGGCGCGACTACGACGTGCTGCTGCAAGTGAATCTAAACTCTTTGGCCGGCTATTACTCGCCGGGCGCCAAGAAAGTAGCTGAGCAACTCATTGATGGCGGTTTGGTTGATTTTGTGGGCACCGACACCCACCACCTGCGCCACACCGACACCTTGCTACGCCGCACCGTGCCACAGCCGTACCTGGAGAAACTGCTGAAGCTGCCGTTGCTGAACAATACGCTGTAAGCAATGATTAACGATTAATGCTCAGTGATTAGTAGTTATAAAACAGCTATTATCTCAAGCAGCCATTAATCATCAACCGCTAATCATTAATCACTAAAAAAATGGTTTTCGTCACCGGCGGCACGGGCCTCATTGGTTCCTTTCTGTTGCGGGCCCTGCGCGAGCGGGGGCTGCCGGTGCGCGCCCTGCACCGGGGCGCGGTGCCCACCAACGCTGCACCGGGCGTGGAATGGATAGCCGGCGACCTCCTCGACACCGAGCAGCTGCGGGCCGCCCTCACGCCCGACGTGACGCACGTGTTTCACTGCGCGGGGCTGGTGTCGTATGCCCCGCAGGACGAAACGCTGCTGCTGCAAGTGAACGTGGAAGGCACCGCCGCCGTGGTAGACGCCTGCCTGGAGCGGCCGGGCATTCGGCTGGCGTATGTGTCGTCGGTGGCGGCGCTGGGTTCGCCGGCGGGCGCGGCCACCGCTACCGGCACCCTCACGGTGACGGAGGCAGCTACCTGGGACCTGGGCGCTGCCCACCCGGCCTATGCCACGTCTAAATACCTGGGCGAGCTGGAGGTGTGGCGCGGCGTTGCCGAAGGATTATCGGCCGTTATTGTGAACCCCTCGGTGGTGCTGGGGCCCGGCAACTGGAACCGCAGCAGCACCCGGCTGCTGCGCTATGCCCACCAGCAGCACCGCTTTTATACCCGGGGACTGGTCAATTTTGTGGACGTGCGCGACGTAGTGGCGCACTTGCTGGCCTTGGCCCTCGACCACCCCGAGCTGAGCGGGGAGCGCTACATTTTGAGCGCCGAAGCCGTGCCGCTGGGCGAGTTTTTCCGGCAGGCCGCGGCGGCCCTGGAACGGCGCCCGCCCACGGTGGCCGTGCCCGACTGGGCGGCTGAAGTTATCTGGCGGCTCGAGCACGCCCGCGCCGTGCTCACCGGCGCCCGGCCCCTCATCACCAAAGACACGGCCCGGGCCGGCCGCCGGCCGGTGGTGTACGCGCATGGCAAAGTGCAAAGCACTACCGGGCTCACTTTCCGTCCGTTAGCTGATACGCTGGCCTGGTGCGCAGCTGGCTTGCGCGAAAACCCAGCCAGCGCCCCGGCGGTTATCGTATCTTAGCAAGAGCCGGATTGCACGGTTTTGCCCAATATTTGTTTATCATTGAGAGAGTACTAGCAAGTGGAGTGAACAGCGGTTTGCTGACGGCTTAATTTTCTGGATTTGCCGCCGCGTCTGCTCGTTCGCAAAACCCCGATTAATCCACTTAACTGCGATTTTATGCGCATGAACGAACATTTTGAAAACCACCGGACTGTGCTGGATACCGTGCGCCGCTTCGAGCGCATGCTGGCCCAGCAAGAGTCTGTTTTCTTCGACCTGGAGGACTTCGAGAACATCATCGACCACTACGTTACCAACGCCGAGTTTGACAAGGCCCTGCAGGCCTGCGAGGCCGCGCTGGGCCAGTACCCTTTCTCGACCGAGCTGCTGATTGACCGCGCCCAGGTGACGGCCATGCGCGGCGACTATACCGAAGCCGAGCGCCAGATTGACGCCGTGGCCGAGCTCGACCCCACCAACGCCGACGTGGCCGTGACGCGGGGCATCATCAGCACGCAGCGCGGCGAGTTTGCCGAGGCAGTAGAGTTTTTCAAAGCTGGCCTGGAGCAGGAGCCCGAGCGCGAAGACATTCACTTCAACCTGGGTTTGGCGTTTCAGAGCTGGCAGAAGTTTAAGAGCGCGGCCAAGCATTACAAGCAGAGCCTGCGCCTGAACCCCGACAACGAAACCGGCGTGCAGGAGCTGCTGCACTGCCTCGACATCACGGGCCGGCTCGAGGAGCACGAGGAGTTCTTCAAGCGCTTCACCGACGACGACCCCTACTCGCCCACGGCCTGGTATAACCTGGGCCAGTACTGGTACCGCCGCGAAGACTTTGCCAAGGCTGCCGAGGCCTTCGACTTTGCCGTGACCATCAGCCCCGACTTCCACGACGCCCATCACTGGCTGGCCGATACTTTTGTGTGCCAGC
Proteins encoded in this region:
- a CDS encoding tyrosine-type recombinase/integrase, with the protein product MDAFLDFLRFEKRYSAHTLTSYQTDLGQFAAYLKSAYELADPAQATHPLIRGWVVELMQQDLDPRTVNRKVACLRSYYKFLLRAGTIASNPMLRIKAPKMAKKLPEFVPEEALNGLLNTFEFSDDFVGQRDQMVLEMLYGTGIRLSELIGIHPDDVSLGAGTVRVTGKGNKQRIVPLNPTLKLVIEKYQARRAHEFGAIGGPLLLTDKGEPMYEKLVYRTVKKYLSQITTSSAQQHPHALRHAFATHLLGKGADLNSIKELLGHASLAATQVYTHLSVDRLKSVFEQAHPRA
- the rpsU gene encoding 30S ribosomal protein S21, which gives rise to MIIVQIKDNESVDRALKRFKKKFERTGVLKELRRRTFFQKPSITQRKMKQKAVYKLATYGQPGE
- a CDS encoding glycosyltransferase family 2 protein, which gives rise to MTPDISVIIPIYNEGSNINMLHSRLSTVMQGLALPNGFEFVFVNDGSKDNSLFLVRSLADADPMVRYIDLSRNFGHQIAVSAGLDLARGKAVVIIDADLQDPPELIVPLYHKLKEGYEVVYAKRRSREGESVAKKFTAKLFYRILARITNIEIPVDTGDFRIISRKVVEALRQMPEQNKFLRGQISWIGYRQTFVEYDRSERAGGETGYTYRKMIRLALDGITAFSDAPLKAATLMGFGVSIIAFFVMLYTLYSKFILHDYQPGWPSLMISILFLGGVQLVAVGIIGEYVSRLSANVRRRPLYLIADTNLPQIDNSPIESTNY
- a CDS encoding acyl-CoA dehydrogenase family protein is translated as MEAVATENQTMIAQMVRDFGAQHIKPHMMKWDESQEFPVDVFHKLGELGLMGVLVPQEYGGAGFGYMEYVTAIAELSKIDGSIGLSMAAHNSLCTGHILQHASEEQKHKYLPRLASGEWIGAWGLTEPNTGSDAGNMRTTAVLDESGENYILNGAKNFITHGKTGNVAVVIARTGEVGDSHGMTAFIIERGTPGFAAGRKEDKLGMRASETTELIFTDCKVPVGNVIGKVGDGFVQSLKVLDGGRISIAALSLGIAQGAYEAALQYSKERHQFNQPISNFQGIAFKLADMATEIEAASLLTYRAAAMKDAGQNVNRESAMAKLYASEVCVRTANEGVQIFGGYGYTKDYPAEKYYRDSKLCTIGEGTSEIQKLVIARVLLK
- a CDS encoding polysaccharide biosynthesis/export family protein gives rise to the protein MPSFSLRRLGRLRLLALPALLFFSSCVSTKYYQKRTLFRLTDSQGRQLDSTKLRIAVNRTERNYVIQPNDFLEVRVNTNRGERILDPNGELQFGSPSGSLPSRGSVVGGGGRSAQPARGAGSGSGSGGSEFLVQADGAVVLPMVGRIRISGLSLLQADSLLATRYQEYYVQPFVTTRVTNNRVIVLGAVGGQVISLTNDNMNLLEVLALAGGIDGQGGGGAGLYRNGGRADNIRIIRGDLKNPRVQQIDLSTFDGMRRASLQIEPNDVIYVEPIRRPFLDALSDASPILSLASLVLTSTFFIISQVRR
- a CDS encoding polysaccharide biosynthesis tyrosine autokinase → MAINENLELEQLIRNAAGGGTAPPALLPNDPGAEDDDSAGLDITTLVLVARRSLLWTLLLIVLGVTASWLYLRYTKPVYQSASLLKIDERAQAADLGIAAQIGPAADKGRGGKLAGEVELIKSDVIYQRLKDSLALDVNYYVQGTVLESELYGTSPFHVKYTISDPSLYNRKFSLKFSSLQRFKLEFINQGNTLGGEYALGQPINLPGIQLQIDGTPRLTQAALEQDFHFTVQDGQAVNAYLDKNLAVEIVNPDANTIGISFKDFTPAKARSIVNKIDTVYKEAKLAQKALSVDLQTKFLDKTLNDTKQQLQEAQARLQAYIERSRTYDANAEAGALTTRLEKLELDRAALNEKLGLLAELSRLIKEESITSSEDERVEQSIPAITGLEDPQLASGLNELNDQQWQLRRLRRSSTDKTEGVQVRIANLEFTRNKIRRALLQDEKLLRRQMGLLDQQSSKLNAELEGKPRQATELDRLRGPVEQYRKQYQDLFQRKIEFEIQKAGNIADFTVLSPASLPTAPIFPNKLLAYAIGLAGGLLLGLGLIAVRYFMHNTITTVRELERSTKASVLGIIPTYDKEKMEISRLVVDKNPKSAISEAIRSIRTNLDFISSSKKKRLISVTSTISGEGKTFVTVNMAGIIALSGQRVIILDLDMRKPKVNLAFGTENTRGVSTILIERHSVQECIQQTSIESLQFISAGPTPPNPSELILSDRFDAMIEELYRSYDVILIDTPPVGLVTDGILIMRKADIPLYIVRADYSRKAFIKNMNRLMRSNNFTTMCTILNDAPSGAGYGYGYGYGYGYGYGNYGGYGQGYYEEPSSRPLTFGQKLKKFFT
- a CDS encoding tyrosine-protein phosphatase, translating into MASFWQKLFGGAAPEPAPAAPVAALATLGADMHSHLLPGLDDGAETVEHSLDLLRALRALGYRKLVMTPHIMGDFYKNTPEGIRAALQLMREAATAAGLTDVELSCAAEYYLDEFLGRKLADGTEMLTFGGEKRYLLFETSYMNEPLNLYEIIFEMKSQGYRPVLAHPERYTYLYGRFAEIEKMRRDYDVLLQVNLNSLAGYYSPGAKKVAEQLIDGGLVDFVGTDTHHLRHTDTLLRRTVPQPYLEKLLKLPLLNNTL
- a CDS encoding NAD-dependent epimerase/dehydratase family protein; translated protein: MVFVTGGTGLIGSFLLRALRERGLPVRALHRGAVPTNAAPGVEWIAGDLLDTEQLRAALTPDVTHVFHCAGLVSYAPQDETLLLQVNVEGTAAVVDACLERPGIRLAYVSSVAALGSPAGAATATGTLTVTEAATWDLGAAHPAYATSKYLGELEVWRGVAEGLSAVIVNPSVVLGPGNWNRSSTRLLRYAHQQHRFYTRGLVNFVDVRDVVAHLLALALDHPELSGERYILSAEAVPLGEFFRQAAAALERRPPTVAVPDWAAEVIWRLEHARAVLTGARPLITKDTARAGRRPVVYAHGKVQSTTGLTFRPLADTLAWCAAGLRENPASAPAVIVS
- a CDS encoding tetratricopeptide repeat protein, yielding MNEHFENHRTVLDTVRRFERMLAQQESVFFDLEDFENIIDHYVTNAEFDKALQACEAALGQYPFSTELLIDRAQVTAMRGDYTEAERQIDAVAELDPTNADVAVTRGIISTQRGEFAEAVEFFKAGLEQEPEREDIHFNLGLAFQSWQKFKSAAKHYKQSLRLNPDNETGVQELLHCLDITGRLEEHEEFFKRFTDDDPYSPTAWYNLGQYWYRREDFAKAAEAFDFAVTISPDFHDAHHWLADTFVCQQEYKKAITEFEQAYPAGQPTDEALCNIGECYEKLRDWEPARKYYRQALEINPEMDEAWFGQGVLLQEQGRWFEAIHYFRKATELYGESGEYWSALGAAENHVGNVVSALESYEKATEVAPDDVQGWVSWSAILYEQGHYSEAVDLVRHAVELHPMEAHFHYMLCAYLLADGRMREAYNTLETALTLNYEQHVLLFDYFPELREQPGLRKLIEQFRK